One genomic segment of Fusobacterium nucleatum includes these proteins:
- a CDS encoding acetyl-CoA hydrolase/transferase family protein, protein MKNWKESYKAKICTPDEAIQKIKDSKRISFGHICSESSILTEALVRNKKLFKKLEIAHLLSVGKSEYAKEENSEYFRHNALFIGPKTREAANSSYGDYTPTFFFETAKLFEKNGELALDAMLLQVSTPDEHGYCSYGLSCDYTKSATENAKIVIAQINKFVPRTLGNCFVHIDDIDYIIEEDTPIPEVQPPVVGEIERKIGGFCASLVRDGDTLQLGIGAIPVAVLNFLKDKKDLGIHSEMISDGIVDLINLGVITNKKKNLNPNKAIATFLMGSKKLYDYANDNPAIELHPVDYVNNPIIIAQNDNMVSINSAIQVDLMGQVNAEYIDSKQFSGPGGQVDFVRGATMSNGGKSIIALPSTTGKGTISRIVFTFDEGVPVTTSRNDVDYVITEYGIAHLRGKTLRERAKLLIEIAHPDFREELRKKALEKFGEL, encoded by the coding sequence ATGAAAAATTGGAAAGAAAGCTACAAGGCAAAAATTTGTACTCCCGATGAAGCAATTCAAAAAATTAAAGATTCTAAAAGAATTTCTTTTGGACATATTTGTTCTGAATCTTCTATTTTAACAGAAGCATTAGTAAGAAATAAAAAATTATTTAAAAAGTTAGAAATTGCTCATTTACTATCAGTAGGAAAAAGTGAGTACGCAAAGGAGGAAAACTCAGAATATTTTAGACATAATGCTCTATTCATTGGTCCTAAAACTAGAGAAGCCGCAAATAGTTCATATGGAGATTATACTCCAACATTCTTCTTTGAAACTGCAAAATTATTTGAAAAAAATGGAGAATTAGCACTTGATGCTATGTTACTTCAGGTATCTACTCCTGATGAGCATGGATACTGTAGCTATGGTCTTTCTTGTGACTATACTAAGTCAGCTACTGAAAATGCAAAAATTGTTATTGCACAAATTAATAAATTTGTACCAAGAACTTTAGGAAATTGTTTTGTACATATAGATGATATTGATTATATCATTGAAGAAGATACTCCTATTCCAGAAGTTCAACCACCAGTTGTTGGAGAAATTGAAAGAAAAATTGGAGGGTTTTGTGCAAGTTTAGTTAGAGATGGAGATACTTTACAGCTTGGAATTGGTGCAATTCCAGTAGCAGTTTTAAATTTCTTAAAGGATAAAAAAGATTTAGGGATACACTCTGAAATGATTTCTGATGGAATTGTTGATTTAATTAACTTAGGTGTTATCACAAATAAAAAGAAAAATCTTAATCCTAATAAGGCAATAGCAACATTTTTAATGGGAAGTAAAAAGCTATATGACTATGCAAATGATAATCCTGCAATAGAATTACATCCTGTTGATTATGTAAATAACCCTATTATTATAGCTCAAAATGATAATATGGTTTCTATTAATTCAGCTATTCAAGTTGATTTAATGGGACAGGTAAATGCTGAATACATTGATTCTAAACAGTTTAGTGGACCTGGTGGGCAAGTTGACTTTGTAAGAGGTGCAACAATGTCTAATGGAGGTAAATCTATAATTGCTCTCCCATCAACTACAGGGAAAGGAACTATTTCAAGAATAGTATTTACTTTTGATGAAGGTGTTCCAGTTACTACTTCAAGAAATGATGTAGACTATGTTATAACAGAATATGGAATTGCTCATTTAAGAGGAAAAACTTTAAGAGAAAGGGCAAAACTTTTAATTGAAATTGCTCATCCAGATTTTAGGGAAGAACTTAGAAAAAAAGCTTTAGAAAAATTTGGGGAATTATAA
- a CDS encoding mechanosensitive ion channel family protein, with the protein MNSTFYEKMLENLLVNLEHYLPTFAGKIVIFLAICFIWPKLTKFLVKSFEKAMSLRNNDPLLTSFLKSLIKTVMYIMLAFILVGILGVRATSLVTILGTAGVAVGLALQGSLSNLASGILILFFKQVSKGDFVSSLDKNIEGTVQSIHILYTIIQQPNGPVIIVPNSQIANASIINYSKNPFRRLDLVYSASYDVPVDKVISVLHQVIENEPRIIKNEPDKPITISLSKQNASSLDYMFRAWVKKEDYVDTMLDCNINVKKFFDKNGIEIPYNKLDLYMKNNLDIDNKQ; encoded by the coding sequence ATGAATAGTACTTTTTATGAAAAAATGTTAGAAAATTTATTGGTAAATTTAGAACATTATTTACCAACATTTGCTGGAAAAATAGTTATTTTTTTAGCAATATGTTTTATATGGCCAAAATTAACAAAATTTTTAGTCAAAAGCTTTGAAAAAGCAATGTCATTAAGAAATAATGACCCTTTACTTACATCTTTTTTAAAATCTTTAATAAAGACTGTTATGTATATTATGTTAGCTTTTATATTAGTTGGAATTCTTGGGGTAAGAGCTACATCACTTGTTACAATTTTAGGTACTGCTGGTGTTGCAGTTGGTTTAGCATTACAAGGAAGTTTATCTAATCTTGCTAGTGGAATTTTAATTTTATTTTTTAAACAAGTATCTAAGGGAGATTTTGTTTCAAGTTTAGATAAAAACATTGAAGGAACTGTACAAAGTATACATATACTATATACAATTATTCAACAACCTAATGGACCTGTAATTATTGTTCCAAATAGTCAAATAGCTAATGCTTCTATTATTAATTATTCAAAAAATCCATTTAGAAGACTTGATTTAGTTTATTCAGCATCTTATGATGTTCCAGTGGATAAGGTTATTTCTGTTTTACATCAAGTAATTGAAAATGAACCAAGAATCATAAAGAATGAGCCTGATAAACCTATTACTATAAGTCTTAGTAAGCAAAATGCTAGTTCACTTGATTATATGTTTAGGGCTTGGGTAAAAAAGGAAGATTATGTTGATACAATGCTAGACTGTAATATTAATGTTAAGAAATTTTTTGATAAAAATGGTATTGAAATTCCTTATAACAAACTTGATTTATATATGAAAAATAACCTTGATATTGATAATAAACAATAA
- a CDS encoding extracellular solute-binding protein yields MKKIFLLFLATIMLVSCGDNKDENTLYVYSWADYIPQFVYSDFEKETGIRVIEDIYSSNEEMYTKIKAGGEGYDIIMPSSDYYEIMMKEDMLAKLDKSQLENVKNIDDTYMAKLREFDPENDYGVPYMRGITCIAVNKKFVKDYPRDYTIYNREDLAGRMTLLDDMREVFVPALALNGYKQDADSTEAMEKAKSTILNWKKNIAKFDAESYGKGFANGDFWVVQGYPDNIYRELSKEDRENVDFIVPPGEQGYSSIDSFVVLKDSKHLENAMKFINYIHRPDVYAKISDFIEIPSINTEADKLVTKKSLYDVEKTKNAQLLIDIGDKLNIQNKYWQEILIAN; encoded by the coding sequence ATGAAAAAAATATTTTTATTATTTTTAGCAACTATCATGCTAGTTTCCTGTGGGGATAATAAAGATGAAAATACTTTATATGTATATAGTTGGGCTGACTATATTCCACAATTTGTATATTCAGATTTTGAAAAAGAAACTGGAATAAGAGTTATTGAAGATATTTATTCTTCTAACGAAGAAATGTATACTAAAATAAAAGCTGGTGGAGAAGGCTATGATATTATTATGCCATCTAGTGATTATTATGAAATAATGATGAAAGAAGATATGCTTGCAAAATTAGATAAATCTCAATTAGAAAATGTTAAAAATATTGATGATACTTATATGGCAAAATTAAGAGAATTTGACCCAGAAAATGACTATGGAGTTCCTTATATGAGAGGAATAACTTGTATAGCAGTAAATAAAAAATTTGTAAAAGATTATCCAAGAGATTACACTATTTATAATAGAGAAGACTTAGCTGGTAGAATGACACTTTTAGATGATATGAGGGAAGTATTTGTTCCTGCTCTAGCTTTAAATGGTTATAAACAAGATGCTGATTCAACAGAAGCTATGGAAAAAGCAAAATCTACTATTTTAAATTGGAAGAAAAATATTGCAAAATTTGATGCAGAATCTTATGGAAAAGGATTTGCTAATGGAGATTTCTGGGTAGTTCAAGGATATCCAGATAATATTTATAGAGAACTTTCAAAAGAAGATAGAGAGAATGTAGATTTTATAGTTCCTCCTGGTGAACAAGGATACTCTTCAATAGATTCATTTGTAGTTTTAAAAGATTCTAAACATCTTGAAAATGCTATGAAATTTATAAACTATATTCATAGACCAGATGTGTATGCTAAAATTTCAGATTTTATTGAAATTCCTAGTATAAATACTGAAGCAGATAAACTTGTAACTAAGAAGTCTCTATATGATGTTGAAAAAACAAAGAATGCTCAACTTTTAATAGATATTGGAGATAAATTAAATATACAAAATAAATATTGGCAAGAAATTTTAATAGCAAACTAA
- the dnaN gene encoding DNA polymerase III subunit beta: MKFSINRQKTIEIIGEYSNILKDNPVKPSLAGLFIQAKNNQVVFKGANTEIELIRYANCEIESEGQVLIKPALLLEYIKLLEGESINFEKKDAYLIVNNAEFSILDDNTYPELTEIIPIVIATENTVKFTMSLEKVKFLTNSSASTDTLFNSIKMIFKDNVLELVSTDSFRLIYMKKELNNMINRDILVPGDSIAVLYKIFKDLDEEFSLAASDDKLIVTWKDAYFTCKLLSLSFPDFRPLINNSNHDKKFEFNKDDLNSSLKKVISVTKNSNDSKNVATFNFKGNQLLISGVSANAKINQKVNMIKTGEDLKLGMNCKYIKEFIDNVDKNIIIDATNSSSMLRFMEEGNENYIYLIMPVNIRV; encoded by the coding sequence ATGAAATTTTCTATAAATAGACAAAAAACAATAGAAATAATTGGGGAATACTCAAATATTTTAAAAGATAATCCTGTTAAACCAAGTCTAGCTGGACTATTTATACAAGCTAAAAATAATCAAGTTGTATTTAAAGGAGCTAACACTGAAATTGAACTTATAAGATATGCAAATTGTGAAATTGAAAGTGAAGGTCAAGTCTTAATAAAACCTGCTTTACTTCTAGAATATATCAAATTACTTGAAGGAGAAAGCATCAATTTTGAAAAGAAAGATGCTTACTTAATTGTAAATAATGCTGAATTTTCAATATTAGATGATAATACTTATCCTGAACTAACTGAAATTATTCCAATAGTTATTGCAACTGAAAACACTGTGAAATTTACTATGTCACTTGAAAAAGTTAAATTTCTTACTAACTCATCTGCTAGTACAGATACTTTATTTAACTCAATAAAAATGATATTTAAAGATAATGTTTTAGAGCTTGTTTCAACAGATTCATTTAGACTTATATATATGAAAAAAGAACTGAATAATATGATAAATAGAGATATCTTAGTTCCGGGAGATAGTATAGCTGTACTTTATAAGATATTTAAAGATTTAGATGAAGAATTTTCTCTTGCAGCAAGTGATGATAAACTCATTGTAACTTGGAAAGATGCTTATTTTACTTGTAAATTATTATCATTATCTTTCCCAGATTTTAGACCTCTTATTAATAACTCAAACCATGATAAAAAATTTGAATTTAATAAAGATGATTTAAATTCTTCACTTAAAAAGGTTATATCTGTAACTAAAAACAGTAACGATTCTAAAAATGTTGCTACATTTAACTTTAAAGGAAATCAACTTCTGATAAGTGGAGTTTCTGCTAATGCTAAGATTAATCAAAAAGTTAATATGATAAAAACTGGTGAAGACTTAAAACTAGGAATGAATTGTAAATATATCAAAGAATTTATAGATAATGTTGATAAAAATATTATTATTGATGCTACTAATTCTAGTTCTATGTTAAGATTTATGGAAGAAGGAAATGAGAATTATATTTACTTAATTATGCCTGTTAATATTAGAGTTTAG
- a CDS encoding subtype B tannase codes for MKKLKFIMLFCLFSSMLFAAQKTSKTVKNEYDLKFNLDKYVSKEIEINGQKIKYRAYENIVYVKNPIDKDYQNMNIYIPEEYFNNLSIGSYNSNNAPIFFPNTVGGYMPGKADTVGLGRDGKANSLTYALSKGYVVAAPGARGRTLTDDEGNYTGKAPAAIVDLKAAVRYLYLNDEVMPGDANKIISNGTSAGGALSALLGASGNSQDYLPYLKEIGAADTRDDIFAVSAYCPITNLENADSAYEWMYNGVNSYSRMEFTRNTSAQEYNDRSLTHSTVQGNLTNDEINISNKLKALFPIYLNSLKLTDDGGNLLTLDKSGNGSFKTYLSIIIRNSANRALREGKDISQFKKAFTIENNKVVAVNLDIYTHIGDRMKSPPAFDSLDASSGENNLFGDKKSDSKHFTKFSFDINNKAAIDYFRNGKFNDKNNKISVPKMADKNIIKMMNPMYYIDNNTSTKYWRIRHGAIDKDTSLAIPAILALKLKNSGKVVDFASPWGQGHGGDYDLEELFNWIDGVVKNN; via the coding sequence ATGAAAAAATTAAAATTTATAATGCTATTTTGTTTATTTAGTTCTATGTTATTTGCAGCTCAAAAAACTTCAAAAACTGTGAAAAATGAGTATGATTTAAAATTTAATCTAGATAAATATGTTTCAAAAGAGATTGAAATCAATGGGCAAAAAATAAAATATCGTGCTTATGAAAATATTGTCTATGTAAAAAATCCTATTGATAAAGACTATCAAAATATGAATATCTATATTCCTGAAGAATATTTTAATAATTTATCTATTGGAAGTTATAATAGCAACAATGCTCCTATATTTTTCCCTAACACTGTTGGAGGATATATGCCAGGAAAGGCTGATACAGTTGGACTTGGCAGAGATGGGAAAGCAAATTCTCTTACTTATGCTTTATCAAAAGGTTATGTAGTTGCAGCTCCTGGTGCTAGAGGTAGAACTTTAACTGATGATGAAGGTAACTATACAGGAAAAGCTCCTGCTGCAATCGTTGACTTAAAGGCAGCTGTTAGATATCTATATCTTAATGATGAAGTTATGCCAGGAGATGCTAATAAGATAATTTCAAATGGAACAAGTGCTGGTGGTGCATTATCTGCTCTTTTAGGAGCAAGTGGAAATTCACAAGATTATCTTCCATACTTAAAAGAAATTGGTGCAGCTGACACAAGAGATGATATCTTTGCAGTGTCTGCTTACTGTCCTATTACAAATTTAGAAAATGCAGATTCTGCTTATGAATGGATGTACAATGGAGTTAATTCATATTCAAGAATGGAATTTACTAGAAATACTTCTGCTCAAGAATATAATGATAGAAGTTTAACTCATTCAACTGTTCAAGGAAACCTGACAAATGATGAAATAAACATATCTAATAAGTTAAAAGCTCTATTTCCTATTTATTTGAATAGTTTAAAACTGACAGATGATGGTGGCAATTTACTAACTCTTGATAAAAGTGGTAATGGAAGTTTTAAAACTTATCTTTCAATTATAATTAGAAACTCTGCTAATAGAGCTTTAAGAGAAGGGAAAGATATCAGCCAATTTAAGAAAGCTTTTACTATTGAAAATAATAAGGTTGTAGCAGTTAATTTAGATATCTATACTCATATTGGAGACAGAATGAAATCTCCTCCTGCTTTTGATAGTTTAGATGCAAGCTCTGGTGAAAATAATTTATTTGGAGATAAAAAATCTGATAGTAAACATTTCACTAAATTTTCTTTTGATATAAATAATAAAGCTGCTATTGATTATTTTAGAAATGGTAAATTCAATGATAAAAATAATAAAATTTCAGTTCCAAAAATGGCAGATAAAAATATAATAAAAATGATGAATCCAATGTATTATATTGACAATAATACTTCAACTAAATATTGGAGAATAAGACATGGAGCAATAGATAAGGATACTTCTCTTGCTATCCCAGCAATATTAGCTTTAAAATTAAAAAATTCTGGAAAAGTTGTAGACTTTGCTTCTCCTTGGGGACAAGGACATGGTGGAGATTATGATTTGGAAGAATTATTTAATTGGATTGATGGTGTTGTAAAAAATAATTAA
- a CDS encoding ABC transporter ATP-binding protein: MLNNLKMLLDKDYTPVKKATYYQLLDILFNMIIYTILFLTIYSLIEKSFTMNKIYWYSGLLLIALIFKSHFGGCGMVKMQKTGSTASKDLRIAMGDHVKKLNLGYFNSHNLGYLINILTMDITDFEQAITHNIPDLLKVLVLSIYLLLITFFINFKLAIIQIIVVLLTIPILKVGGEKLEKIGVEKKTVSAKLISTIIEYISGIEVFKSFGVIGDKFERLEKGFRDLKKYSIKLELIAVPYVLLFQVIIDLLFPILLLLAVRFFMNGELEAKMLVGFIVLSLTLTNVIRNFSASYSITRYLFLSVAKISDTLNYPTISYKDEDFNFSSYDISFEDVDFSYTEDRKVLKDINFTAKNNEITALVGKSGSGKSTVMSLIARFWDTTKGSIKIGGKDIKEVNPDSLLKNISMVFQDVYLINDTIYENIRIGNLNASKEEIMNAAKIANCHDFISKLPNAYDTYIGEEGSTLSGGEKQRISIARALLKNSPIILLDEATASLDADSEHEIKMAINELIKDKTVIIIAHRLNTIKDANKIIVMDDGKIIESGNHEKLMNDKGTYYSMFTAMEKAKEFSI; this comes from the coding sequence ATGTTAAATAATTTAAAAATGTTATTGGATAAAGATTACACTCCTGTAAAAAAAGCTACTTATTATCAGTTATTAGATATTTTATTTAATATGATAATTTATACTATTTTATTTTTAACAATATATTCACTGATAGAAAAATCATTTACTATGAATAAAATCTATTGGTATTCTGGACTTTTGCTTATAGCCCTTATTTTTAAAAGTCATTTTGGTGGCTGTGGTATGGTTAAAATGCAAAAAACCGGAAGTACAGCCTCAAAGGATTTAAGAATAGCAATGGGGGATCATGTTAAAAAATTGAATTTAGGTTATTTTAATAGCCATAATTTAGGATATTTAATCAATATATTAACTATGGATATAACAGATTTTGAACAAGCTATAACTCATAATATTCCTGATTTATTAAAGGTTTTAGTTTTGAGTATTTATCTGTTACTTATAACTTTCTTTATAAATTTTAAACTTGCTATAATTCAAATTATTGTTGTATTATTAACTATACCTATTCTTAAGGTTGGTGGAGAAAAATTAGAAAAAATTGGAGTAGAAAAGAAAACAGTATCTGCTAAATTAATTTCAACTATTATAGAATATATAAGTGGTATTGAAGTTTTTAAAAGTTTTGGAGTTATAGGAGATAAATTTGAAAGATTAGAAAAAGGATTTAGAGATTTAAAAAAATATTCTATAAAATTGGAGCTTATTGCTGTTCCTTATGTTTTACTTTTTCAAGTGATTATTGACTTATTATTCCCTATTCTTTTATTATTAGCAGTTAGATTTTTTATGAATGGAGAATTGGAAGCTAAAATGTTGGTAGGTTTTATAGTTTTAAGTTTAACACTTACTAATGTTATAAGAAATTTTTCAGCTAGTTATTCAATAACAAGATATTTATTTCTTTCAGTTGCCAAAATTTCTGATACTTTAAATTATCCAACTATTTCTTATAAAGATGAAGATTTTAATTTTTCAAGTTATGATATAAGTTTTGAAGATGTTGACTTCTCTTATACAGAAGATAGAAAAGTTTTAAAAGATATCAATTTCACAGCAAAAAATAATGAAATAACTGCCTTAGTTGGAAAATCTGGTTCTGGAAAATCAACTGTTATGAGTTTGATAGCAAGATTTTGGGATACAACAAAGGGAAGTATAAAAATTGGAGGAAAGGATATAAAAGAAGTTAATCCTGATTCACTTTTAAAAAATATAAGTATGGTATTTCAAGATGTTTATTTAATTAATGATACTATTTATGAAAATATTAGAATAGGTAACTTAAATGCTAGCAAAGAAGAAATTATGAATGCTGCAAAAATAGCAAACTGCCATGATTTTATTTCTAAATTACCTAATGCCTATGACACTTACATAGGTGAGGAAGGAAGTACATTGTCAGGTGGAGAAAAACAAAGAATTTCAATAGCAAGAGCATTATTAAAAAATTCTCCAATTATATTATTAGATGAAGCTACTGCCTCTCTTGATGCTGATAGTGAACATGAAATAAAAATGGCTATTAATGAATTGATAAAAGATAAGACTGTCATAATTATTGCTCATAGATTAAATACTATAAAAGATGCAAATAAAATAATAGTTATGGATGATGGAAAAATTATTGAAAGTGGTAATCATGAAAAATTAATGAATGATAAAGGAACTTATTATTCAATGTTTACTGCTATGGAAAAAGCAAAGGAATTTAGTATATAA
- a CDS encoding ABC transporter ATP-binding protein produces MKQKSNFAFLLSYAKNEKYKLYLSAFLSVCSSILMVVPYILIYNIILELLKTDLDYNRIKHLAIYTAILIVVRLILFILSGVFSHVAAFNILYNIRMQAVKHLGNIHLGYFREKNIGEIKKAINEDVEKLENFLAHQIPDLAAAITTPVVLLIFLFFLEWRIAIFLIIPIILAILTQIAMFKGYGKRLDNYNSLLQRLTSTITQYIKGMNVFKAFNLTAHSFKKYIDVNNEYTENWHSMTDDFKIPYGIFLAVVDSALIFVIPSGGYLYLTDKINISTFLIFLLLSYTFLTSLKTLMQFAGTFSFVLAGANNVRSMIEFPIQSGGKNLKDINFKENISFNDVTFSYDKNDVLKNINLILRTNTITALVGPSGSGKTTIAYLLGRFWDIQKGSIKIGDIDIKDIDVNYLLSNISYVFQDIFMLTDTIFENIKMGLDKTKEEVYQAAKDAEIHEFIMSLPNGYDTIIGDGYIKLSGGEKQRISIARCLLKNSPIVVLDEITAYSDIENEAKIQSAIRNLLKDKTAIIIAHRLYTIKDVDNIVVLNEGEIVESGKHQDLIKKENGLYKHLWEVK; encoded by the coding sequence ATGAAACAAAAGAGTAATTTTGCTTTTCTTCTTTCTTATGCAAAAAATGAAAAATATAAATTATATCTTTCAGCTTTTTTAAGTGTATGTAGTTCAATACTTATGGTTGTACCTTATATACTAATATATAATATTATTTTAGAACTATTAAAAACAGATTTAGATTATAATAGAATAAAACATTTAGCTATTTACACAGCAATTTTAATAGTTGTGAGATTAATATTATTTATATTATCTGGGGTATTTTCACATGTCGCAGCTTTTAATATACTTTATAATATTAGAATGCAGGCAGTGAAACACTTAGGAAATATTCATTTAGGTTATTTTAGGGAAAAAAATATTGGTGAAATAAAAAAAGCTATCAATGAAGATGTTGAAAAATTAGAAAATTTTTTAGCACACCAAATTCCAGATTTAGCAGCAGCTATAACAACTCCTGTTGTTTTATTGATATTTTTATTTTTCTTAGAATGGAGAATAGCAATATTTTTAATTATTCCTATAATACTTGCTATTTTAACTCAAATTGCTATGTTTAAAGGTTATGGGAAGCGTTTAGATAATTATAATTCTTTACTTCAAAGGCTGACTTCCACGATAACACAATATATAAAGGGAATGAATGTCTTTAAAGCATTTAATTTAACAGCACATTCTTTTAAAAAGTATATTGATGTAAATAATGAATATACAGAAAACTGGCATAGTATGACAGATGATTTTAAAATTCCTTATGGAATATTTTTGGCAGTTGTGGACTCAGCATTAATTTTTGTTATTCCAAGTGGAGGTTATTTATATTTAACAGATAAAATTAATATTTCAACATTTTTAATATTTTTACTTTTAAGTTATACATTTTTGACATCTTTAAAAACATTAATGCAATTTGCAGGAACTTTTTCTTTTGTTTTAGCAGGAGCAAATAATGTTAGAAGTATGATTGAATTTCCAATCCAGAGTGGTGGAAAAAATTTAAAAGATATTAATTTTAAGGAAAATATTTCATTTAATGATGTAACTTTTTCTTATGATAAAAATGATGTTTTAAAGAATATTAACCTAATTTTAAGAACTAATACAATAACTGCACTTGTTGGACCATCAGGTTCTGGAAAAACGACCATTGCTTATCTATTAGGTAGATTTTGGGATATTCAAAAGGGAAGTATTAAAATTGGAGATATTGATATAAAGGATATAGATGTAAATTATTTATTATCTAATATTTCCTATGTATTCCAAGATATTTTTATGCTAACAGATACAATTTTTGAAAATATAAAAATGGGACTTGATAAGACAAAAGAAGAGGTGTATCAGGCTGCAAAAGACGCTGAAATTCATGAATTTATTATGAGCTTGCCAAATGGCTATGATACCATTATTGGTGATGGATATATAAAATTAAGCGGTGGAGAAAAACAAAGAATTTCAATAGCAAGATGCTTGCTTAAAAATAGTCCAATAGTTGTTTTAGATGAAATAACAGCTTATTCTGATATAGAAAATGAAGCTAAAATTCAAAGTGCTATTAGAAATTTATTAAAAGATAAAACTGCTATTATAATAGCCCACAGATTATATACTATAAAAGATGTTGATAACATTGTTGTGTTAAATGAAGGAGAAATTGTAGAAAGTGGAAAACACCAAGATTTAATCAAAAAAGAAAATGGCTTATATAAACATCTTTGGGAGGTGAAATAA
- a CDS encoding DUF4367 domain-containing protein has product MKKILLMSVLCLAIIACGKKEEAKQEMAETRNVTQEQSVGVPNPFVEVKTLDEAYKIAGFTLSVPTTYEDYKKQVIQAIENDMIEVIYIEEESGYEGLRIRKAKGTDDISGDYNEYKNVETVKVGEYDVTEKGDEGNIFIVTWTDGTYSYAIDTDRAELSKEDVANLISNIK; this is encoded by the coding sequence ATGAAAAAAATATTATTAATGTCAGTTTTATGTTTAGCTATTATTGCTTGTGGAAAAAAGGAAGAAGCTAAACAAGAAATGGCAGAAACAAGAAATGTTACACAAGAGCAAAGTGTAGGAGTACCTAATCCATTTGTAGAAGTAAAAACCTTGGATGAAGCTTATAAGATAGCAGGATTTACTTTATCTGTTCCAACAACTTATGAAGACTATAAAAAACAAGTAATACAAGCTATTGAAAATGATATGATAGAAGTAATATATATTGAAGAAGAATCTGGATATGAAGGACTTCGTATTAGAAAAGCTAAAGGTACTGATGATATAAGTGGAGACTATAATGAATATAAGAATGTTGAAACTGTAAAAGTTGGAGAATATGATGTAACAGAAAAAGGTGATGAGGGGAATATTTTCATTGTAACTTGGACAGATGGAACATATTCCTATGCAATAGACACTGATAGAGCTGAGTTAAGTAAAGAAGATGTTGCTAACTTAATTTCAAATATTAAATAA